The Brassica napus cultivar Da-Ae chromosome C7, Da-Ae, whole genome shotgun sequence genome has a segment encoding these proteins:
- the LOC106410965 gene encoding protein NONRESPONDING TO OXYLIPINS 2, mitochondrial-like produces MASLCKSALLSGSRNLVSRSRIVTQKYLNLKPTTTTSAPFASSIPRASRVLSALGSVETMIPLHSAVASARLRSSIAADSSCWSMLSEGFATPL; encoded by the exons atggcatCGCTTTGCAAGTCAGCGCTATTGAGTGGTTCTAGAAATTTAGTATCTAGATCGAGGATCGTAACTCAAAAGTATCTCAATCTTAAACCGACAACGACGACTTCAGCTCCTTTTGCTTCATCCATCCCTCGCGCTTCAAG GGTTCTGTCGGCTTTGGGAAGCGTTGAAACGATGATTCCGCTTCACAGTGCGGTTGCTTCAGCTCGGCTCCGGTCAAGCATCGCTGCTGATTCCTCTTGTTGGAGCATGCTTTCCGAGG
- the LOC106410963 gene encoding probable LRR receptor-like serine/threonine-protein kinase At2g16250, translating to MTDQKKTILQLFFFFLLLLLESTLEQQTSSSSPVEKSALLVLRSSLGLRGRDWPVKGDPCLNWNGVRCDQNGSVTHINISGFRRTRVGNQNPQFSVDSLVSLTRLASFNASRFSLPGPIPVLLGSSLLTLRVLDLSSCSITGTIPANLSGLSRLTFLDLSNNSIQGNIPLSLTSLQNLSFLDLSSNSVDGLIPASIGALSKLQRLNLSHNALSSSIPPSLGDMSALVELDLSFNDLSGSVPSELKELRNLQTLVVAGNRLSGSLPPDLFSFMSKLQIVDFRGCGFTAVLPSTLWSLPDLKILDLSGNQFSNELPNTTVSFGSTVSLLNMSENMFYGNLALILRRFRVVDLTRNYFQGKVPDFVPINASLSNNCLQGPTSQRGLSDCSSFYSSKGLSFDNFGQQPAQEKKPESPWLSHRIKVIIAAVGGSILVMLVLILLPITVNFCVRRRNRSSTSTRPRGRNNGVGPLPPDETLPSERGGGEGVSVNYASLGTSFTYQQLLNATKEFGDANLIKKGRSGDLFKGVLETGVQIVVKRINLELMKSNEAYLTELDFFSRFAHPRVVPFVGKCLENTTQKLLVYKYMMNRDLPSSLFYKSSSLVDDGLKSLDWITRLKIALGAAEGLSYLHHDCSPSIVHRDVQASSILLDDKFEVRLGSFSKACHQENNGRPKKIARLLSRLSQSSQESVPDSPATATCAYDVYCFGKILLELITGKIGISSCEEPQFKKILTEIIPHISSQDKEPITNILDQSLLVDEDLLEEVWAMAIVARSCLNPKPTRRPLMRHVVQALENPLRVVREDSSESERFRTIGSSRGSSSSGRVFGSWRQSISDPVAAGTSSLLSQAEGLARSGGMTGSSTRGSSRGASSRRSMKDV from the exons ATGACGGATCAGAAGAAGACAATCTTgcagctcttcttcttcttcctcctcttgttGTTAGAGTCAACGCTCGAGCAACAGACAAGTTCTTCTTCCCCAGTTGAGAAATCGGCGCTTTTGGTACTAAGGTCTTCTCTGGGGCTCAGAGGAAGAGATTGGCCTGTCAAAGGCGATCCTTGTCTGAACTGGAACGGCGTCAGATGTGATCAGAACGGTAGTGTAACTCATATCAACATTTCAGGGTTCAGAAGAACAAGGGTTGGCAATCAAAACCCTCAATTCTCAGTTGACTCGCTCGTCAGTCTCACCCGTTTAGCCTCCTTCAACGCCTCAAGGTTCTCACTTCCAGGCCCAATCCCTGTTTTATTGGGATCCAGCCTGTTGACTTTGCGGGTGTTGGACCTTAGCTCTTGTTCCATCACAGGAACCATCCCTGCAAATTTGAGTGGGCTATCACGCCTCACGTTTCTTGATCTTTCCAATAACTCAATCCAAGGGAACATTCCTCTGTCTCTTACGTCTCTTCAGAACCTATCATTTCTTGATCTTTCCTCAAACTCTGTAGATGGTTTGATCCCTGCTAGTATTGGGGCACTCTCAAAGCTCCAGCGTCTGAATTTATCACACAACGCCTTGTCCTCCTCCATACCTCCATCACTTGGAGATATGTCTGCTTTAGTTGAACTTGATCTCAGCTTCAACGACCTGTCTGGTTCGGTTCCATCAGAACTCAAAGAGCTCAGAAACTTGCAGACACTTGTAGTTGCTGGAAACCGCCTTTCAGGATCCCTACCTCCTGATCTGTTTAGTTTCATGAGTAAACTCCAGATCGTTGACTTCAGAGGCTGTGGTTTCACCGCCGTTTTACCTTCTACCTTATGGTCGTTACCAGACCTGAAGATTCTAGATCTTTCTGGAAATCAATTCTCCAACGAGCTGCCTAATACCACTGTCAGTTTTGGTTCTACTGTCTCATTGCTAAACATGTCGGAGAACATGTTTTACGGCAATCTCGCACTTATACTGAGGAGGTTCCGAGTTGTTGATCTGACAAGAAACTATTTCCAAGGTAAAGTTCCAGACTTTGTGCCCATCAACGCTTCCTTGAGCAACAATTGTCTTCAGGGGCCAACGAGCCAACGAGGATTGTCGGACTGCTCTTCGTTTTACTCCAGTAAGGGATTAAGTTTCGACAATTTCGGACAGCAACCAGCACAGGAAAAGAAGCCTGAGTCTCCCTGGTTAAGCCACAGGATTAAAGTTATAATTGCTGCAGTTGGAGGGTCTATTTTGGTTATGCTCGTTCTCATATTGTTACCGATAACAGTGAACTTCTGTGTCCGTAGAAGAAACAGGTCATCAACCAGTACACGTCCTAGAGGGAGAAACAACGGCGTTGGCCCATTGCCTCCTGATGAAACACTTCCCTCtgaaagaggaggaggagaaggagtCTCTGTAAATTATGCGAGCCTTGGAACGTCATTCACCTATCAACAGCTGCTCAATGCCACAAAGGAATTCGGAGATGCGAACCTGATCAAGAAAGGAAGATCAGGTGATCTTTTCAAGGGAGTTCTAGAAACCGGAGTCCAGATCGTTGTGAAGAGAATCAACTTGGAGTTGATGAAGAGCAACGAAGCGTATCTAACAGAGCTGGATTTCTTCAGCCGGTTTGCTCATCCGAGAGTAGTCCCATTTGTAGGAAAATGCTTAGAGAACACAACGCAAAAGCTCTTGGTGTATAAGTACATGATGAACAGGGATTTACCGAGCTCATTGTTCTACAAATCAAGCTCCCTTGTTGACGACGGATTGAAATCTCTAGACTGGATCACCAGGTTGAAAATCGCATTGGGAGCAGCAGAGGGACTTTCTTATCTGCATCACGACTGTTCACCATCTATAGTCCACAG AGATGTACAAGCAAGCAGCATTCTCCTGGATGATAAGTTTGAAGTAAGGCTTGGAAGCTTCAGCAAAGCTTgccatcaagaaaacaacggcCGTCCAAAGAAAATCGCCCGCTTGCTCAGCAGACTATCCCA GTCTTCTCAAGAAAGTGTTCCTG ACTCTCCAGCAACAGCAACATGCGCATACGATGTCTACTGCTTCGGGAAGATACTCCTGGAGCTAATCACAGGCAAAATCGGAATCAGCTCATGCGAAGAGCCCCAATTCAAAAAGATCCTAACGGAGATAATCCCCCACATCTCATCACAGGACAAAGAGCCGATCACAAACATTCTAGACCAATCCCTCCTCGTCGACGAAGACCTCTTGGAAGAAGTCTGGGCGATGGCGATCGTCGCCAGATCCTGCCTCAACCCCAAACCGACGAGGCGTCCGCTGATGAGACACGTGGTGCAGGCGCTGGAGAATCCGCTGAGAGTGGTGAGGGAGGACAGCAGCGAGTCGGAGAGGTTCCGCACGATAGGATCCTCGCGAGGGTCGTCGAGCAGCGGAAGAGTGTTCGGAAGCTGGAGGCAGAGCATTTCTGATCCCGTGGCGGCGGGGACGAGTAGCCTTCTGTCTCAGGCGGAGGGTTTAGCGAGATCCGGAGGTATGACGGGATCGTCGACGAGGGGAAGTAGCCGTGGCGCGTCGAGTCGACGAAGTATGAAAGATGTATAG
- the LOC106408632 gene encoding F-box/kelch-repeat protein At4g39240-like, with the protein MHLLTVTSSSGSNAEKPPQKKKKVHGPRPLSLLLLPDELSLNCLARVPRCYHPSVSMVSTALRRLIASPAIYVERSLLRRTEHVLYVALRSCVTETPRWYTLNLKPFGQAYGVNHSLVPVPSFPPVPSWGMSIFTVGSEIYVIGGCVNEKMVSTVFVIDCPSYTCRFLPNMKQARACAAAGIVGGKLYVIGGCKPRSSNWVEAFDLKTQTWETVTGLNKVEMYEKMIRSFLIDDKIYLMDRKSSFVYDPKEGRLERDPLLNGQWSVGSCVIEDKLYSFGRRNTIWEFDTLGRVWRQVRGLEDLPDKAEGSKMVNYGGKLVILVNLQEHSTEIWYTEIELERREGGEVWGTILLSTRVLASEAFSPIVRSLAVSF; encoded by the coding sequence ATGCATCTTTTAACTGTTACAAGTTCCTCTGGCTCTAACGCCGAGAAGCCGccacagaagaagaagaaagtgcaTGGTCCGAGGCCACTGTCGCTGTTACTACTTCCAGATGAATTATCTCTGAACTGCTTAGCACGCGTGCCCCGATGCTACCACCCGTCGGTCTCAATGGTCTCCACAGCATTGAGGCGTCTCATCGCTTCGCCGGCGATTTACGTAGAAAGGTCACTGCTTCGCCGCACGGAGCATGTCCTTTACGTCGCGCTTAGATCTTGCGTTACAGAGACCCCTCGATGGTACACTCTCAATCTTAAACCCTTCGGACAAGCGTATGGAGTGAACCATAGTTTGGTTCCTGTCCCGTCGTTCCCTCCGGTTCCTTCCTGGGGAATGTCCATCTTCACCGTCGGTTCGGAGATTTACGTCATCGGTGGATGCGTCAACGAAAAGATGGTCTCCACTGTGTTTGTCATCGACTGTCCATCTTACACATGTCGCTTCCTCCCTAACATGAAGCAAGCACGCGCCTGCGCCGCCGCGGGAATCGTCGGCGGGAAGTTGTACGTGATCGGAGGTTGCAAACCTCGGTCGTCGAACTGGGTCGAGGCTTTTGATCTAAAGACTCAGACTTGGGAGACTGTGACGGGTTTGAACAAGGTGGAGATGTATGAGAAAATGATCAGGAGTTTCCTGATTGATGATAAGATTTACTTGATGGATCGGAAGAGTAGCTTTGTTTACGATCCAAAAGAAGGAAGGCTGGAGAGGGACCCGTTGTTGAACGGACAGTGGAGTGTGGGTTCTTGCGTGATCGAAGACAAGTTGTACTCGTTTGGTCGGAGGAATACGATATGGGAGTTTGATACTCTCGGGAGGGTGTGGAGGCAAGTGAGGGGTCTTGAAGATCTTCCTGATAAGGCTGAAGGCTCCAAAATGGTGAATTACGGTGGCAAACTTGTGATTTTGGTTAACCTTCAAGAGCATTCGACGGAGATTTGGTATACAGAGATTGAGTTGGAAAGGAGGGAAGGAGGAGAGGTTTGGGGGACGATCTTGTTGTCTACTCGTGTGCTGGCTTCGGAAGCTTTTTCTCCCATTGTACGATCTCTAGCTGTgtcattttga
- the LOC106407310 gene encoding F-box/kelch-repeat protein At4g39240-like codes for MHLSSVTSSSGANADRVMHLSSKLHDDNDAPSSLLLLPDEISLNCLARVPRCYYPWVSLVSTTLRRLIASPEIYTERSALRRTEHVLYVALRPYCTRTLEWYTLNLIKPSFGQEEIKHRLVPVPSFPLVPYWGMSIVVVGSEMYFLGGSVDESFVSTAFVIDCPSYTCRSLPNMKQERGCAAAGIVDGKLYVIGGCDPLSPNWVEAFDLKTQTWETVRGLSDVEVYEKTIRSFVMDDKICIMDRDSSFVYDPKDGVLERDLLLNKQWRVGSCVIDDKLYSFDQENILWEFDPVSRVWTRVKGLEDLPGVRDVTKMANCGGKIAILCNVEKCSTEIWYTEIGLERREGGEAWGTILWSGLVLASEGFSTIVRSLSVSF; via the exons ATGCATCTTTCAAGCGTTACAAGTTCCTCCGGCGCTAACGCCGATCGGGTTATGCATCTTTCAAGC AAATTGCATGATGATAATGATGCGCCATCGTCGCTGTTACTACTTCCAGATGAAATCTCTTTGAACTGCTTAGCACGCGTGCCTCGATGTTACTATCCGTGGGTTTCTCTGGTCTCCACAACCTTGAGGCGTCTCATCGCTTCGCCGGAGATTTACACAGAGCGTTCAGCACTCCGCCGCACAGAACACGTACTTTACGTTGCGCTTAGACCTTACTGTACACGAACCCTTGAATGGTACACTCTCAATCTCATCAAACCTAGTTTCGGACAAGAAGAGATTAAACACCGTTTGGTTCCTGTCCCTTCGTTCCCTTTGGTTCCCTATTGGGGAATGTCTATCGTCGTTGTCGGCTCAGAGATGTACTTCCTCGGTGGAAGCGTCGACGAGAGCTTCGTCTCCACTGCGTTTGTCATCGACTGTCCGTCTTACACGTGTCGCTCCCTCCCTAACATGAAGCAAGAACGCGGCTGCGCCGCCGCGGGGATCGTCGACGGGAAGTTGTATGTGATCGGAGGGTGTGACCCTCTGTCTCCGAACTGGGTGGAGGCTTTTGATCTAAAGACTCAAACTTGGGAGACTGTGAGGGGTTTGTCTGACGTGGAGGTGTATGAGAAAACGATCAGGAGCTTCGTGATGGATGATAAGATTTGCATCATGGATCGAGATAGTAGCTTTGTTTACGATCCCAAAGATGGAGTTTTGGAGAGGGACTTGTTGTTGAACAAGCAGTGGAGGGTGGGTTCTTGCGTCATTGATGACAAGCTCTACAGTTTTGACCAGGAGAACATATTATGGGAGTTTGATCCTGTCTCGAGGGTTTGGACCCGAGTGAAGGGTCTTGAAGATCTTCCTGGTGTCCGTGATGTCACTAAGATGGCGAATTGTGGTGGCAAAATTGCGATTTTGTGTAACGTTGAAAAGTGTTCGACGGAGATTTGGTATACGGAGATCGGGTTGGAGAGGAGGGAAGGAGGAGAGGCTTGGGGGACGATCTTGTGGTCTGGTCTTGTGCTTGCTTCGGAAGGTTTTTCTACCATTGTACGATCTCTGTCTGTGTCATTTTGA
- the BNAC07G47310D gene encoding uncharacterized protein BNAC07G47310D, with protein METPPKDETQNPPPRPAMASCRRKVKEDATFFEDVKDHIDEFIHASMDEHKTCFQKTISKMFGLSKAVAEKQAEGGVESQLPLQTTVSD; from the exons ATGGAGACACCACCAAAAGATGAAACACAAAACCCTCCTCCGAGACCAGCCATGGCTTCATGTAGGAGGAAGGTAAAGGAAGATGCCACTTTCTTTGAGGACGTCAAAGATCACATCGATGAGTTCATCCATGCCTCCATGGATGAACACAAGACCTGTTTCCAGAAGACCATCAGCAAG ATGTTTGGATTATCCAAGGCTGTGGCTGAGAAGCAGGCCGAGGGAGGAGTCGAGAGTCAGTTGCCTCTTCAAACGACAGTGTCGGATTAA